GCCCGCTTCACGTTGGCTTCTCTGTCCTGGTTCTGACAGATAGCCGGAATGGGGTTGGCGTCCGGTTGCCGCTCCATGAGCATGATGGCGGGAAGGGTGAGGGTGCCTTGCAGCAGGTCGCCGCCCACGGGCTTGCCCACCTCGGCTGCGTCGCCCTCGTAGTCCAGGATGTCGTCCACAATCTGAAAGGCCATGCCCAAGTTGTGGCCGTACCCGCGGAAGGCCTGCACTGTGGACTCCGGCGCGCCGCTGAGGAGGGCGCCGTTCTCCGCGCCCATCGCGAAGAGCGACGCCGTCTTGTCCGCTATCCGCTGCCAGTAGTTCTCCGACGCCTGGCGCCATTCGAAGGCGGTCGCGATCTCCCGAAGCTCGCCGCTGGACAGGGCCATGATCGCCTCCGAGAAGCGGCGTACGGCGCGCACGTTGCCGGTGTCGCTGACGAAGGTGGCCGACCGGGCGAAGACGTAGTCGCCCACCAGCACGGCCTCTCGTTTGCTGAAGAGATTGCTGATGGTTGGCTGACCGCGCCGGATA
This DNA window, taken from Dehalococcoidia bacterium, encodes the following:
- a CDS encoding polyprenyl synthetase family protein produces the protein MALSDSRANVDKHAFYEPIRSDLAQVEDNLRKVAQEGFPHLSRLLEKSILAQGKRVRPAITLLASHFHERDSLNPVLMATATELLHIASLIHDDTVDDAPIRRGQPTISNLFSKREAVLVGDYVFARSATFVSDTGNVRAVRRFSEAIMALSSGELREIATAFEWRQASENYWQRIADKTASLFAMGAENGALLSGAPESTVQAFRGYGHNLGMAFQIVDDILDYEGDAAEVGKPVGGDLLQGTLTLPAIMLMERQPDANPIPAICQNQDREANVKRALQAVATSGIIPDCYRVAEEYVTRAREALAPLSDIPARRSLLMLADYVLVRRK